The sequence AGCCAAAGGTTTTAAACCATAAAGAGAGCCTCCCGCTTCACTCCCAATAGCAGCAACATGTGGTGATTGTGCAAGAGCTACTTTTTCCATTGCAGCCGCTGTACTTTCGCAGTATTCGATTTTCCAGTGTGGATACTGATTTAAATAATGGCTACATTGCTGGAAAGGTTGAGGGTGACTATAAATAGTTTGTAACTCTTCTGTGCGGGTATCAACACTTGTTAAAAGGGCATGATTAATAGGAATGCGAATTTCTCCAACAATAGAGATTGATGTTGTTTGCAGTAAATCGTAAACATCATTAATGGCACCAGAACTGGTATTTTCAATTGGAAGCAAACCGTAATCAGCTTGACCTGTATCAACAAGTGTAAAAATGTCGTCAAACTTCTGACAAGTGCAATCAATGAAGGTATCAAAATGGCGAGCGGCATATTGACGAGCCGCAATATGTGAATAAGAGCCTTTAGGTCCTAAATAAGCAATTCTGGCCGATGCATTGGGTGTCGCATTAAGGTGTTGTTGTAGAATGGCTTGTTGAGTTAATACGGAGTCTTCAATGATCATTTGAAAAATACGACTAATATAAAAACCATCTAGCCCAACGTTTTTTCCTTTCTCAATTAATAAATCAAGTAGTTCACGCTCACGATTTTTATCTCTAATAGGGCGATGTGTATTCAATTTAAATTGAGCAACATCAGCAGATAATTGACGTCTGTTTGCTAACAATGTTAGTAATTCTGAATCTAACGTTGTGATTTTATCTCTGATTGCTAATAAATCGAGTTTTTCCATGTTTAAGCCCTATACCGTTATGTCATACCATCATAAATAAAAAAGCCTCCAATTTGGAGGCTATTGTCGTTCTTACTTTTCTTTCTGAAATGACTAAGCCTCTTAATGAAAGAGTAGAAAGAAAAAGAAGAAAGGCAAATGTGAATATTTGTTCATTATATTGATTGGTCAATATTTAACATATCTCTATCAAACATGATGATGTGAAAGGAGTCAAGAAAAATACAATAAAAAGCGCATCACAAGGATGCGCAGAGGCGTTTTGAGTCAGTGATTTATTCTAATTTTTAATCTTGTTTTACTATTTATATTTCATCGACAAGTAAATTTTCTTCCTTCAGACTGTTATTAGCTCGACGAGATTCATTTTTATGCTGAACTTTGTTTAATTGACGTTCAAGTTTTGCGAGTAAGTCATTAATTGCAACATACATATCGGTGTGTTGTGCATTAGCGACCAATTGCCCATTTGGTGTATGAATGCTGGCATCAACACTAAAACCTTTTGGATCTTTTGTCAGAATAATATGAGGGTTGATTAAATTCACCTGCCATTTATTGAGTTTAGTTAGACGGCTTTCAATGTGCTCACGTAGTGCTGGGGTAATTTCCATTTGCTTGCTAGTAATATTTATAATCATATAGTTACCTCTTTATTACTCCGTCTTCGATAACTTCAGAATATCGTGATACACAATTTAAAACATGATCAAAATCACTTTTTGTTAGATGTCTATGTAACTAGTAATAGAAACGTGACAAATGATAGATAGCTGAAAAAGAC comes from Proteus vulgaris and encodes:
- the pheA gene encoding bifunctional chorismate mutase/prephenate dehydratase; protein product: MEKLDLLAIRDKITTLDSELLTLLANRRQLSADVAQFKLNTHRPIRDKNRERELLDLLIEKGKNVGLDGFYISRIFQMIIEDSVLTQQAILQQHLNATPNASARIAYLGPKGSYSHIAARQYAARHFDTFIDCTCQKFDDIFTLVDTGQADYGLLPIENTSSGAINDVYDLLQTTSISIVGEIRIPINHALLTSVDTRTEELQTIYSHPQPFQQCSHYLNQYPHWKIEYCESTAAAMEKVALAQSPHVAAIGSEAGGSLYGLKPLASNLANQQINVTRFIVIARKAIDVSEQVPAKTTFLMATGQQAGALVDALMILKKYDIIMTKLESRPINGTPWEEMFYIDVQANLRDINMQKALHDLSQTTRSLKILGCYPSENVVPVEVK
- the raiA gene encoding ribosome-associated translation inhibitor RaiA, which gives rise to MIINITSKQMEITPALREHIESRLTKLNKWQVNLINPHIILTKDPKGFSVDASIHTPNGQLVANAQHTDMYVAINDLLAKLERQLNKVQHKNESRRANNSLKEENLLVDEI